The segment CTCATGCAGACTCCAGCGCCTGTTCCAGGTCGCGTACGAGGTCCTCGGGGTGTTCGAGACCCACCGAAAGGCGAACAAGGTCCTCCCGAACCCCCGCGCGGAGTCGCTCCTCCTCGGAGAGCTGGGCGTGGGTGGTGGCGGAAGGAAGGATCGCGAGGCTCCTGGCGTCCCCCACGTTGGCCGCGTGGGAGAACAGTCGGAGGGATTCCAGGAAGCGGCGGGCCCCCGGCAGGCCCGTCTTCAGGGTGAAGACCACCATGCCGCCGTATCCGCCCGAGAGGACTCTTCGGGCCGTCGGGTGGGAGGGATCGCCGGGAAGCCCGGGGTACCGCACGCACTCCACCTTCGGGTGGTCGAGCAGGAACGAGGCGGCCGAGAGGGCGTTGGCGCAGTGGCGCCCCATCCGCAGAAAAAGCGTTTCGAGCCCCTGGAGGGCCATCCAGCAGGAATCGGGGGAGAGGGCCGCGCCGAGGTTGCGCAGCAGGACGGCCCGGGTGCGCAGGGCGAAGGCCCGATCTTGCGAGGCGCCGAGATCGTGGCCGAAGCGGAGGCCCCCATAGGAGGCGTCGGGCGCGTGGAAGGCGGGGAATCTCTCGTCCTTCCAATCGAAGGTGCCTCCGTCCACAACGGCGCCGCCCAGGAAGGTCCCGTGGCCGCCGATCCACTTGGTGAGGGAATGGACCACCACGTTCGCGCCCCACTCCAGCGGCCGGCACAGAAAAGGCGTGGCGAAGGTGTTGTCCACGATGAGGGGCACCCGGTGTCTCCGCGCGACCTGCGAGAGAGCGGGGAGGTCGGCGACCTCCAGGGTGGGGTTCCCCACGGTCTCCACGAAGAGGGCCCGGGTCCGGTCCGAAATGGCCTCCTCGACCTCGCCGGGCCGGGAGGCGTCCACGAGGCGGGCCGAAAGGCCGAAGGCGGGAAGGGTCTCCTGCAAGAGGGCCACGGTGCCTCCGTAGAGGGCCTTCGAGGCGAGGACCTCCCCTCCCGGCGCGGCGGCGTTGGCGAGAGCGTAAAAGACCGCGGCGGTTCCCGAGGCCACGGCCACCGAGGCGGTCCCTCCCTCCAGGGCCGCGAGGCGCTCCTCCAGGATCTCCTGGGTGGGGTTGGAGAGGCGGCCGTAGATGTGGCCCGGCTCCTTGAGGGAGAAGAGGCTCGCCGCGTGATCCGGATCCCTGAACCGGAAAGCCGCCGATCGGTGCAACGGGACCGCGATGGACTCCCCGCTCCCGGGCTCGTATCCGCCGTGCAGGCATCGCGTGTCGAAGTGCCAGGTTCTCATGTCCTACCTCCCGGACCCGTCCTTCGAGCAAGAAACCCGTCTCGGCGAAAGCCGGACGGGCCCGTCCACGCTTTAGCCGAAGTGTCGCAAACCGGCGCCCTGTCGGGCCGGTTCCGGCGCCCGCAAGCTGCGGCTCAAATCGGCGCCGGCCGGATTGTGGCGTCTTGTCCCCGAACCTCCCTCGCCGCGCGAAAAAAAACCCGCCGCGGCATCAAGCCCGGCGGGACCTCTCCCCCTCCGCTTTAGCCGCATTTCTAGAGCGCCCGCAAGCTGGATCTCAAATCGGCGCTTCAACAGGACTTTATCAGACCTCCTTGGCCGCCGTCAACCCCCCGAGTGGATCCATGGCGGGGGAGGGCGCCCGCATCCTCAACGTAAGGAAAATACGATTCCGGTGCGGGCGCCTCGCCTTCCTTGCCTCAGGGCCATCGGCGTCGGGACGCGCCTCCCTCCCTGCGGTCGGTCGGCCAAGCCTACGCACCGCCGCCGAGTCTCGCCGCACCCGTTTCTCGTCTCCCGCTCCCGTCTCTTGTCTCACGCTTCACGCCCTGTGGGAGGTGTCGCCCGGCGCCGATCTCCTCCCCCCAGAGGTTTTCTTCCACCGATTCTCCCCCCCCAAAGGCCCCCTCTCATTGCAGGGGCGGCCCTCCGCGGCCGCCCGTCTTCGAAGGCCTCCAA is part of the Acidobacteriota bacterium genome and harbors:
- a CDS encoding O-acetylhomoserine aminocarboxypropyltransferase/cysteine synthase family protein yields the protein MRTWHFDTRCLHGGYEPGSGESIAVPLHRSAAFRFRDPDHAASLFSLKEPGHIYGRLSNPTQEILEERLAALEGGTASVAVASGTAAVFYALANAAAPGGEVLASKALYGGTVALLQETLPAFGLSARLVDASRPGEVEEAISDRTRALFVETVGNPTLEVADLPALSQVARRHRVPLIVDNTFATPFLCRPLEWGANVVVHSLTKWIGGHGTFLGGAVVDGGTFDWKDERFPAFHAPDASYGGLRFGHDLGASQDRAFALRTRAVLLRNLGAALSPDSCWMALQGLETLFLRMGRHCANALSAASFLLDHPKVECVRYPGLPGDPSHPTARRVLSGGYGGMVVFTLKTGLPGARRFLESLRLFSHAANVGDARSLAILPSATTHAQLSEEERLRAGVREDLVRLSVGLEHPEDLVRDLEQALESA